Genomic DNA from Leucobacter triazinivorans:
TTGGCGTCGGTCGAGTAGGCCTTCTCTGTGGCGTCGCGGTAGGGGAAGCCGTGGGCGACGAGCCACTCGCTCATCTCGTGGCGGCCGCCGAGCTCCTCGACGAAGTCCTTGTCGAGCCAGGGCTTGTAGATGCGCAGCGCGGGGTTGGCCATGAGACCGTAGCGATAGAAGCGCTCGATGTCATTGCCCTTGTAGGTGGAGCCATCGCCCCAGATGTCGACGCCGTCCTCCTTCATGGCGCGCACGAGCAGCGTGCCGGTGACGGCGCGGCCGAGCGGCGTGGTGTTGAAGTAGGTCTTGCCGCCCGAGCGCACGTTGAACGCGCCGGTCTGCAGGGCGACGAAGCCCTCCTCCACGAGCGCGCGCTTCGCGTCGACGTGGCGGGCGATCTCAGCTCCGTACTCCTTGGCACGGCCCGCAACCCCGTCGATGTCGGGCTCGTCGTACTGCCCGATGTCGGCGGTGTAGGTGCAGGGGATCGCCCCCTTCTCGCGCATCCACGCGACCGCGCAGGAGGTATCGAGGCCACCGGAGAAGGCGATGCCGACACGCTCGCCAACGGGAAGAGAAGAAAGAACCTTGGACATGGCTTCTATCCTAGGGTCTGCGACGGCCGACGATTTCCCTCTCCGTCAGCGCGAATCCCGAAGCTCGGCCTGCAGTTTCTTCGTGAGCCTGCCGAAGACCAGGGTGTACGACTCCTCGAGCATCTCGCCGAGCCGCTCCGCAGAGAAGGTCGCGCGCTCCAGCAGCACCGAGTTCCAGTGCTGCTTGTTGGCGTAGTACCCGGGCACGATCTCGGCGAACTCCTGTCGCAGCGCCTCGTTCTCCAGAGGATCGCCCTTCATCGTGAGGATCAGCCGGCCGAGGTTGTCTGCACCGTACATGCCGAAAAGCCTTCCGCCCACCGTCAGCGTCAGCGCCTCCCACTCCGGTTTCCGCGTCAGCACGGCTCCGGGCAGCCGGTCGGCCGCTTGCTGCAGCCAGTTCTCGTCCACTGCGGCGACGAGGGGTGGGTGTGGTGTCACGGCGGGCCTCCTGAGGGTATCCGTGCGGAATGCGCGATCGAACGGCTCGTTCGCGCAGCGCGGTGAATGCAACGTATCACTCACGAGCATTCCGCGGCGTGAACGTTTCGGACGCGCTCCGCGCCGCCCGTTCGCAGGCGCGGCCGGAGTTCGCTCGGACGTCTGCCGCCCAGATCGGCGAACTCGCGCGTCATGTGCGACTGGTCCGCGTACCCGCACCGGGAGGCGACCTCGGCCAGTGGAGCCCACACGCTCAGCGGCCCGGGCGATCACCTCGATCAGACGCCGCCTGCCCCCGAGCCTGGGCGGGTCCACTTGCCGCAGAACACCGCTCACCGCGCTCTCGAAGCAGGCCCCCTCGCCGATGCGCTCCTGCAGCCGTCGGGCGGCACGCTCACCGTTCCGCTGCTCGAGGTGCGCCACAGCACCGCGCCCGGGATCCTCGAGTCGCGCTCCCGGTACCGCACCCGTCTCCTGTCCGAGCAGCCCGGCTACTCGATCAGTCCGAGCTCGCGCACGGCATCGCGCTCGGCCACAAGCTCCGCCACGGAGGCGTCGATCCGCCGCCGCGAGAACTCGTCGACCGAGAGCCCTTCGACGATCTCCCAGTCGCCGCCGCGCGATACGACGGGGAAGGACGACACGAGCCCCGCCGGCACTCCGTACTCGCCGCGCGAGACGACCGCTGCGCTCGTCCAGGCCCCGTCCGGCGTGCCGAGCGCCCAGTCGCGCACGTGCTCGATCGCGGCGTTCGCAGCCGACGCCACGGACGAGCCGCCGCGCACCTCGATGATCTCCGCACCGCGCTTCGCCACGCGATCCACGTATGCGCCGCGCGCCCACGCCGGGTCGACGGCATCGAGCGCCGGCCTCCCCGACACGGTCGCGTGGCTCAGGTCGGGGTACTGCGTGGCCGAGTGGTTGCCCCAGATCGTCACGCCGCCGACGTCTGCGACCGCGACGCCCGCCTCGGCGGCGAGCAGCCCCACGGCCCGGTTGTGGTCGAGCCGGGTGAGGGCGGTGAAGCGCTCGGGCGGCAGGTCGGGCGCGTGCTGCTGCGCGATGAGGGCGTTCGTGTTGGCCGGGTTGCCCACAACAATCACGCGCACGTCATCGGCGGCGTGCGCGCCGATCGCGCGCCCCTGCGGGCCGAAGATCGCTCCGTTCGCCGCGAGCAGATCGCCGCGCTCCATGCCCGCGGTGCGGGGGCGCGAGCCGATGAGCATGGCGACGCTCGCGCCGTCGAATCCGACGTTCGGGTCGTCGGTGATCTCCACCCCCGCGAGCAGCGGGAACGCGCAGTCGGCGAGCTCCATGGCCGCGCCCTCGGCCCCGCGCATGCCCTGCGGGATCTCGAGCAGCCGCAGCGCCACCGGCTGGTCGGCTCCGAGCATGTCGCCCGCGGCGATCCGGAACATCGCGGCGTATCCGATCTGGCCGCCTGCGCCGGTGAGCGTGATGGTGACGGGTGGTTTCGGCATGTGCTCTCCTCTTCCGTGATGTGCGGGCCCGCGACTACCGCGCGTTGAACGCGCGCGGATCGGGGCCGAAGCCCCGCTGCTCGTCCAGCGCGTCGATGGCCGCGATCTCGGCGTCGCTCAACGCGAAGTCGAAGATGTCGGCGTTCTCCACCAGACGCTCGCGGCGCGATGTCTTCGGGAACACGATGCGCTGCTGCTGCACGTGCCACCGCAGCACGACCTGCGCCGGCGTCTTGCCGTGGGCTGCAGCCGCGGCGGCGACCTCCGGGCGCTCGAGCAGGTCGGACTTGCCCTGCGAGAGCGGCCCCCAGGCCTCGACGGCGATGCCGTGCTCGCGGCAGAACGCGGTGAGCTCGCGGCGCTGGTGCAGCGGGTGCAGCTCGATCTGATTCGCCGCGGGAACCACGCCCGTCGCGTCGATGAGCTCGGTGAGGTGCTCGACCTCGAAGTTGGAGACGCCGATGGCCGAGGCGCGCCCCGACTGCGCGATCTCGATGAGGGATCGCCACGCGCCGAGCGCCTCGCCCCGTTCGGGCTGCGGCCAGTGGATCAGGAAGAGATCGACACGATCGAGCCCCAGCCGGTCGAGGCTCTCCTCGAAGGCCTCGCGAGGGCGCGGCTGATCCGCGTTCCACAGCTTGGTCGTGACGAAGATCTCGTCGCGGGGAATGCCGCTCGCCGCGACGGCTCGGCCCACCTCGGCCTCGTTGCGGTAGTAGCTCGCCGTGTCGATGTGCCGATAGCCCGTCTCGAGCGCGTCGGAGACGATGCGCTCGGTCTCCCCCGGTTCGACCAGGAAGACGCCGAGCCCCAGCTGCGGGATCTCGACGGGCGCACCTTCGCTGAGCACGCCGTTCGTCAGAGTGACATTCGGGATCGACAGCACGGTCATGGCTCTCGCTTTCGCTCGGGGACTCCTGCGGGTCAGTCTATGCCCGGCCACCGACCTCGCCGCTGAGATATGCCGTCCTCTACCGCGCCTCTTCGACCATCAGTATCACGCGCTCCAGGTCCGCTCGATGCTCACGAACGTATTCGTTCATGCCGAGGAAGAAATCACGATATCCGCGGCAACCGCTTGGTAGGCGATGCCGGTTCAAGATCCGCGGCAGAGTGCAGGACGCCAAAGCGCGGCTCCGTAAGTCATCGGTTCCCTTTTCCGTCCGCAACCGCGTAACTGATCCCACCGGTAACCAGCACGAGTACCGTAGTCGCGATGGCCGATCCCGACGCAGCGTCGGCGTTGAGCAGCGACCACGCTCTCGCCGTTCCCCACGAGGTCGATGTGCCCACCGTCCAGTTCAGCACCGCATAGCTCAGCAGCGGCATCCAGGCGAGCTGACGCTGCAACAGCACCGCGCTCAGCGATCCCGCGCCTAACCCGAACAAGACATTGCGATACACGGCCACAGCTTCGGCCTCCATGAATAGACGCAGGTTCACGGCGCATGCAGCCACGAGCACACAAGCGCTCACCGTGCAGATGAACAGAATCGAGCGGTAGACCCGCAAACGGAGCCTGGGCAGTGACGACTCCAGTGCTCGGCCTGGTGACGCTGCGAGCACCGTCCACACGATTCCGGGGAACACGGCGACGGAGAGCAGCGGCACTGTGGCCCAATCAGAGGTGATGGGTGAGTCGCGAAGCACGCTCGGCACTGCCATCAAGAGGAGCAGGCTCGCACCCACCGCAGGCACGAGCATCGACAACCGGCGCGATTTGAGGAACAGCCTCAATCCAGGCATCAAGCATCGCCCTCGCACCGTTGCAGCATCAGCAGCCCTTCCTGGGCCTGAGCCAGAGTCGGGGGCCCATCGGAAAAGTCCGCGGTCTCCATCAGCATGCCCACGCCCGAGAAACCCGGCATGATCCAGGTAGCGACGATCGAGAGCGCAACGTCTATATCTGGTCTGGCCGGCAAGGCATCACCGCAGTCCGCCAGAGAGAGCACGACGGACATGGTGATGTCGTCACGGTCGGCCTCGTCCTCTCCGATCAGCGGTTCGAAGTAGATGTTCTGCTTCGTACCTGCAGTGAACGGCGAATAGGTAGCCCCGCCCGCTGTCGGTTCGAGCTCACTGACTCTCGCGGCAACTGGAGCGAGCAGTTCGATTGCACCGGCGAGGGACTCCTGTTGTTCCCGAGGCAAACAGACCCGCGCCCTGCTCTCAGGAAGGTTAGAGCACACTCGTTCTCCAACCGGGACGTAGACGAAGACGCCGTCGCCCTCAGCTGCGAGAACGCTCGTCCCTCCACCAACGAGGACCGCCGCGAGAAGCAGGGTCACCAGGTTTCTGGCGATTCGACGCTGCCCCATCACGACCCAGATGAGCAGCAGCGCGAGGACCCAGATCAACCCGAACGTGGCCGCGTACACCACGAAGATCTCTCTCCGCAGAACGAAAGAACTCGAGAGCGTGTCGCCTGCTGAAACGAAGTAGAACAACGCCCCCACGCCTCCGAGATTGAAACCGTACGCCAGGTAAAGTCCGATAGCGACGACCGGTGGTGTGAGCCACGAGGGAATCATCGCCCCGACCGCCTGGCCCAACATTACGAAGGCGAAGCTTCCGAGAACCGCGAGCGCGATCTCGAACACCGCACTGGTCATCGGGGTCGCCCCGTGCACGATGGTGAGCACATACCCAATCACCAGCGCGATGAGCATTCCCGAGGTGGTCCACAGCGCCGAGACGAGTGCCCGACTACCCAGCATTCGCCACGAGAGATGTATTGGCAATGCATAGACGAGTTCCCTGGCACCCTCCGCCCGCAGCACACGCACGCTATCGGCAGCGCCCAGCCCGAGAAGGATCGGCGAGAGGACGATGCTGAGCGACACGACAATATTCGTGATCCACGCTGTACTCCAAACCGCACGCTCGTCGAGCGTGAACATCAGTGCCAGGGCCGCGCAAAACCAGACACCGCCGAGCCAGAGTCCCAGCGAACGTTTCATGTGGGAGCGCTCCCTGCTTCCAAGCCAAGGACTCGCAACATTCCCCGCTCAATCTCAGACATCCCTGAAACGCCGGCTTCCCAACCGAGCTGCGCCAGTTCCGCTGGAGAACCGTGCCACACTCCACACCCCTCCTGCAGCACCTGGATCGAGTCAGCGATATGCGCGATGTCTTCCACGAGATGCGTCGAGATGATCACGATGCGATCCTTCGCCACCGCGTGGAGATACCTTCGCAGCTGGGCTCGCTGCACGGGATCGAGTCCGACCGTCGGCTCATCGAGAATCAGCACCGGCGGCTCGTGCACGATAGCCTGGCCGAGGAATGCCCGCCGTTTCTGCCCGCCAGAGAGCTGCCCGAGCCGGGTGCGCTGCTGCTCCACGAGATCGAGCTTTTCGAGCGTACGATCGATCTTGGTACGGGTCGCCAGGTTTCGGCCGCAACGCAGATAGCCGAAGTACTCCAATAGTTCGCGCACCGTGAACTCACCGATCCAATCGGGTTCCTGCGGCATGTACCCGATCGAGGCTCGATGCTTCGACCGCTGCCGCGCGCGTGCCACAGGCTCACCGCAGAATTCCATTCGCCCCCTCTTGGGCGATTTCATACCGGCGAGCACGCGGAGCAGCGTTGTTTTGCCCGACCCGTTCGGCCCGACCAAGCCGGTGACGCCTACGGGAAACCGTGCGTCGAGATCGCGCAGCGCGGGCGCACTCCCGTAGAAGTAGCTCAGACCCGACACCTGAAGAAGCAGGTTGTGCCGCAAAGATAACGCCACCCTCGCTACACCCTCGTGTTCTTGGTGATGCCGGTGCCACAGGTATCCGGCCACCACGGAATCGATTCGCACATCTTGACCGTGGAATTGATGCGATAATGCGGTTTCGGTTTCCAGCTCGTACTGGCTGTGAGGCGTTTCTTGCCTTGAGTCTTCGCCGTAGACGCCGTACCGGTGCCAATAGTCGCATACTTCGGGCTCTTCCCATTCCCTGGCATTTTGACCCAGGTCAGCGTGGTGTAGCTTCCCGAAACCTTCCCATACACCGCTCGCTTGTTGCTTCTCTTATCCACCAGGTCGAACTGTGCCGTGTGCTGGTTCTTCCTCGACGTGGAGAAGTACCCGTGCGTGAGCTTGGTGGTCGCAGACCCGACGAGGGTTCTGCCGTCGTAGACCGACAACTTCACATTGCTGAACGTAGCAGCCTGAGCCGATACGGCGCCGAAACTGAGCAGCGCGACGATCACCGCGCCAATCCCAAATCTCTTGAACACAAGACCCTACCTTCAAGGAAACGCAAAGCATAAGTAAAGACCATTCAAATTCTATGAATACTTATATAATTAGTCAATCTTCTGCCATGTAATCGATTCGCCTCGGGCGTATCAGCCTGCCCGGCCACCGGCATCGTCCCGGCCCGGGATAATAGAGGGATCATGTCTCAGCCCCCGGCATCCCAGCCCCCACTGCACATCGAGTTCCCAGCGGACCTGCCCGTCTCGCAGAAGCGGGACGAGATCGCGGAGGCGATCCGCGAGCACCAGGTCGTCATCGTCGCGGGCGAGACGGGATCCGGCAAGACCACCCAGCTGCCCAAGATCGCCCTGGCGCTCGGCAGGGAGCGCATCGCGCACACGCAGCCGCGCAGGATCGCCGCACGCACGATCGCCGAGCGCATCGCCGAGGAACTGGGCTCCGAGCTCGGCGGCCTCGTCGGCTACCAGGTGCGCTTCACGGACAAGGTGTCGGCCGACACTCGGATCCGCCTCATGACCGACGGGATCCTGCTCAACGCGATCCACCGCGATCGCGACCTCTCCGCCTACGACACGATCATCATCGACGAGGCCCACGAGCGCAGCCTCAACATCGACTTCCTCATCGGATATCTGCAGAGGCTGCTGCCCCGCCGGCCCGATCTCAAGGTGATCATCACCTCGGCGACGATCGACCCCGAGTCGTTCGCCGCCCACTTCGCCGATCCGCGCACGAAGCGCCCGGCGCCCATCATCGAGGTGTCGGGGCGCACGTATCCGGTCGAGATCCGCTACCGCCCGCTCGTCGAGAAGCGGGAGACCGCCGACCGGCAGGGCGCTGCCCGGACCGTGACGGTCGAGCGCGACCTCTTCGACGCGATCGGCGACGCCGTGGAGGAGCTGTCGCGAGAGGATCCCGGCGACATCCTCGTGTTCCTGAGCGGCGAGGCCGAGATCCGAGACGCGAGCGATGCGCTGAACGGGAGGTTCCGCGGCGACCGCGTCCGCCCGGTCGAAGTGCTGCCCCTGTACGGCCGTCTCAGCGCCGCGGAGCAGCACCGGGTCTTCGAGCGGTCGAAGACGGCGGGAGCCCGCCGCATCGTGCTCGCCACGAACGTGGCCGAGACCTCGCTCACCGTACCCGGCATCCGCTACGTAGTCGACGCCGGCACCGCGCGCATCTCGCGCTACTCGGCGCGCAGCAAGGTGCAGCGCCTGCCGATCGAGGCCGTCTCGCAAGCGAGCGCCAATCAGCGCTCCGGCCGCTCCGGCCGCACGAGTCCCGGCATCGCGATCCGGCTCTACTCCGAGGAGGACTTCGCGTCGCGCCCCGAGTTCACCGAGCCCGAGATCCGGCGCACCGGCCTCGCCTCCGTCATCCTGCAGATGCTCGCGCTGGACCTCGGCGACATCGCGCGGTTCCCCTTCCTCACTCCCCCGGATCAGCGCGGGATCGCCGACGGCCTGGGGCTGCTCTCCGAGCTGGGCGCGGTCGAGGCCTCGGCCGGGAAGGGCCGCGGGTCGCGCGCCCAGGGGGCGCGTCCCCAGCACCGCATCACGAGGATCGGCCGCGAGCTCTCCCGCCTGCCCATCGAGCCGCGCTTCGCCCGCATGGTCGTCGAGGCGCGCCGGCACGAGGTGGTGCCCGAGGTGCTCGCGATCGTCGCGGGCCTCACGATCCAGGACGTGCGCGAGCGCCCGCAGGCCGAGCGCGGCCGGGCCGACGAGCTGCACGCGCGCTTCGCCGATCCGCAGGGCGACCTCATGACGCTGCTGAACCTGTGGAACTATCTGCAGGAGCAGCAGAGTGCGCTCTCGTCGAGCGCGTTCCGGCGGCTGTGCAAGGCGGAGTACCTCAATTTCCTGCGCGTGCGGGAGTGGATGGATCTGTACCGGCAGCTGTCGCGGATCGCGGGCGTGCGGCGGGTGGATCCTGCGACTCGCAGGCTCGCGCAGGATGACGGGGGTAGGCGCTCCCTTCGGCCTGCGGGCGACGACACCCGTCATCCTGCGCGCAGCGAAGCCGACCCCCGTCATCCTGCGCGCAGCGAAGCGGAGTCGCAGGATCCATCGAGCGGAGCGGGCTCCGCCTCGAGCGACGCGATCCACCGTTCCATCCTGGCCGGCCTCCTCTCGCAGCTCGGGGTGCGCGACGACCGGCAGGACCGCACCGCACCGAGCCGCGGACGCAGTGCCCCCGGGGCCGCGAAGCGCAAGCCCGCCCAGGAGTTCGTGGGATCCCGCGGCACCCGGTTCGTGCTCTACCCCGGATCGGTGCTCGCGAAGAAGCCTCCCGAGGTGGTGATGAGCGTGGAGCTCGTCGAGACCTCCCGGCTCTTCGCCCGCTCGAACGCGGTGGTCGATCCCGCGTGGGCCGAGGAGCTCGCCGGACCCCTCGCGAAGCGCCAGGTCAGCGAGCCGCGCTGGGAGAAGAAGCAGGGCGCTGCCGTCGCCTACGAGCGGGTGACGCTCTACGGCGTGCCGATCGTGGACCGCCGCCGCGTGCAGCTGGCCCGCTTCGACGCCGCGCACGCGCGCGAGCTGTTCATCCGTCACGCTCTCGTGGACGGCGAGTGGGATTCCCCGCAGGCCTTCGATCGGGCCAA
This window encodes:
- a CDS encoding MmcQ/YjbR family DNA-binding protein, with product MTPHPPLVAAVDENWLQQAADRLPGAVLTRKPEWEALTLTVGGRLFGMYGADNLGRLILTMKGDPLENEALRQEFAEIVPGYYANKQHWNSVLLERATFSAERLGEMLEESYTLVFGRLTKKLQAELRDSR
- a CDS encoding malate dehydrogenase, with amino-acid sequence MPKPPVTITLTGAGGQIGYAAMFRIAAGDMLGADQPVALRLLEIPQGMRGAEGAAMELADCAFPLLAGVEITDDPNVGFDGASVAMLIGSRPRTAGMERGDLLAANGAIFGPQGRAIGAHAADDVRVIVVGNPANTNALIAQQHAPDLPPERFTALTRLDHNRAVGLLAAEAGVAVADVGGVTIWGNHSATQYPDLSHATVSGRPALDAVDPAWARGAYVDRVAKRGAEIIEVRGGSSVASAANAAIEHVRDWALGTPDGAWTSAAVVSRGEYGVPAGLVSSFPVVSRGGDWEIVEGLSVDEFSRRRIDASVAELVAERDAVRELGLIE
- a CDS encoding aldo/keto reductase, whose translation is MTVLSIPNVTLTNGVLSEGAPVEIPQLGLGVFLVEPGETERIVSDALETGYRHIDTASYYRNEAEVGRAVAASGIPRDEIFVTTKLWNADQPRPREAFEESLDRLGLDRVDLFLIHWPQPERGEALGAWRSLIEIAQSGRASAIGVSNFEVEHLTELIDATGVVPAANQIELHPLHQRRELTAFCREHGIAVEAWGPLSQGKSDLLERPEVAAAAAAHGKTPAQVVLRWHVQQQRIVFPKTSRRERLVENADIFDFALSDAEIAAIDALDEQRGFGPDPRAFNAR
- a CDS encoding ATP-binding cassette domain-containing protein; protein product: MALSLRHNLLLQVSGLSYFYGSAPALRDLDARFPVGVTGLVGPNGSGKTTLLRVLAGMKSPKRGRMEFCGEPVARARQRSKHRASIGYMPQEPDWIGEFTVRELLEYFGYLRCGRNLATRTKIDRTLEKLDLVEQQRTRLGQLSGGQKRRAFLGQAIVHEPPVLILDEPTVGLDPVQRAQLRRYLHAVAKDRIVIISTHLVEDIAHIADSIQVLQEGCGVWHGSPAELAQLGWEAGVSGMSEIERGMLRVLGLEAGSAPT
- the hrpA gene encoding ATP-dependent RNA helicase HrpA encodes the protein MSQPPASQPPLHIEFPADLPVSQKRDEIAEAIREHQVVIVAGETGSGKTTQLPKIALALGRERIAHTQPRRIAARTIAERIAEELGSELGGLVGYQVRFTDKVSADTRIRLMTDGILLNAIHRDRDLSAYDTIIIDEAHERSLNIDFLIGYLQRLLPRRPDLKVIITSATIDPESFAAHFADPRTKRPAPIIEVSGRTYPVEIRYRPLVEKRETADRQGAARTVTVERDLFDAIGDAVEELSREDPGDILVFLSGEAEIRDASDALNGRFRGDRVRPVEVLPLYGRLSAAEQHRVFERSKTAGARRIVLATNVAETSLTVPGIRYVVDAGTARISRYSARSKVQRLPIEAVSQASANQRSGRSGRTSPGIAIRLYSEEDFASRPEFTEPEIRRTGLASVILQMLALDLGDIARFPFLTPPDQRGIADGLGLLSELGAVEASAGKGRGSRAQGARPQHRITRIGRELSRLPIEPRFARMVVEARRHEVVPEVLAIVAGLTIQDVRERPQAERGRADELHARFADPQGDLMTLLNLWNYLQEQQSALSSSAFRRLCKAEYLNFLRVREWMDLYRQLSRIAGVRRVDPATRRLAQDDGGRRSLRPAGDDTRHPARSEADPRHPARSEAESQDPSSGAGSASSDAIHRSILAGLLSQLGVRDDRQDRTAPSRGRSAPGAAKRKPAQEFVGSRGTRFVLYPGSVLAKKPPEVVMSVELVETSRLFARSNAVVDPAWAEELAGPLAKRQVSEPRWEKKQGAAVAYERVTLYGVPIVDRRRVQLARFDAAHARELFIRHALVDGEWDSPQAFDRANRQLRRELEQLEERTRRRDIVGDDEAVFEFYDQRIPQQVTNVRDFEGWWKEAQRTQPKLLTMRRADLLEDEAEEVDENEFPRQWTHGDQTLRLKYRFDPTAEDDGVTVNVPLPLLPRLEGTDFEKLVPGLRQELVTALIKTLPKAIRKHVVPAADWARTLLETVEPKLTDAAGHAARNGAGSQDPGVQPLTRLLADEIRRRTSVPVSPEDFDPSRLPAHLTPTFRVVDGRGRTVGTGKDLAQLQAAHKGRATQGVAKVAAAALPKSELERTGATKWEFGDLPRHVDTAYAKGRGGAGAGVVRAYPAIVDRRTSVDLVLVADEAEQARLSRRGIRRLLALSSPSPASYVREHLSNQEKLLLGAGPYRTLEAAIADVSLAVADRAIRRHAPDGLVWSAATFATIADEYARSLIDEIYAAIALTARVLDGARLARKAIDGAKSIQVLAQVAGAAGQVDGLVFDGFVSRTGLAQLERLPVYLEAVQLRMRGLTENPGRDRAWQNEVDRALALFEQAGGAIPLPAEAPEHLVRTRWLVEELRVSLFAQQLRTAGPVSLQRIQKALQEG